In Bacillus cereus ATCC 14579, a single window of DNA contains:
- a CDS encoding undecaprenyl-diphosphate phosphatase produces the protein MNWLEAFILGIIQGLTEFLPISSTGHLYLGRHLFRLDEAGLFLDTMLHIGTLLAVFIYYKKEFIYLIKNPFSKLMLLLIVGTIPAVVIGLLFKDFFEDISKTGITIGWEFLVSGFFLYMADKQKNGRKKMDDITYKDALIIGSFQAAAIFPAISRSGMTIVAALWRKLDRETAAYFSFLLSTPAIVGAIILQFVDVFQGKAESISSTSLIVGTLSAAFFGYIAVSWMIQYLKRHSLKVFAYYVWGLGILILMLQFTDVF, from the coding sequence ATGAATTGGTTAGAAGCTTTCATACTAGGTATAATTCAAGGTTTAACAGAATTTTTACCAATCAGTAGTACCGGACATCTTTATTTAGGAAGGCATTTGTTCCGATTAGATGAGGCTGGCTTATTTTTAGATACGATGCTGCATATTGGGACTTTACTTGCGGTTTTTATTTATTACAAAAAAGAATTTATATATTTAATTAAAAACCCATTTTCAAAGCTCATGTTATTACTTATCGTTGGGACAATACCCGCAGTTGTTATTGGTTTATTGTTTAAAGACTTCTTTGAAGATATTTCAAAAACAGGAATCACGATCGGTTGGGAGTTTTTAGTGAGCGGATTCTTTCTCTACATGGCAGATAAACAAAAGAATGGTCGTAAAAAAATGGATGACATAACATATAAAGACGCATTAATTATCGGTTCATTTCAAGCTGCTGCTATTTTTCCAGCCATTTCTCGTTCTGGAATGACAATTGTCGCTGCATTATGGAGAAAATTAGATCGTGAAACAGCTGCTTACTTTTCTTTTTTACTTTCGACACCAGCCATTGTTGGAGCTATCATTTTGCAATTTGTAGACGTTTTTCAAGGGAAAGCAGAATCTATTTCTAGTACATCTTTAATTGTCGGAACGTTATCAGCAGCATTTTTTGGATACATAGCCGTTTCATGGATGATTCAATATTTAAAACGTCACTCTTTAAAAGTATTCGCGTATTACGTATGGGGATTAGGTATTTTAATTTTAATGTTGCAATTTACTGATGTATTTTAA
- a CDS encoding GNAT family N-acetyltransferase — protein sequence MTNVAVRRPNLNDVDELYLFFRIVITNTYKNEGLSQSLDDIENEINSKKQYLKSDFDSNGEGRYFLLAIDTSNDKIIGTIEIGPASTLINSCTGGVLKNLYEIGTVFILPEYQRKGIGSLLLHTMFLTLLSRGITEYCLDSGYKNAQSIWTKKFGKPSYVLKDYWGESSDHMIWKKSLHDTPIIFEL from the coding sequence ATGACTAACGTTGCAGTTAGAAGACCGAATTTGAATGATGTAGATGAACTATATTTATTTTTCCGTATCGTTATTACGAATACATACAAAAATGAAGGATTGTCACAATCATTGGATGACATAGAAAATGAAATTAACTCAAAAAAGCAGTATTTGAAAAGTGATTTTGATAGTAACGGAGAAGGTCGTTACTTTTTATTAGCAATTGATACAAGTAACGATAAAATCATTGGAACAATCGAAATCGGTCCAGCAAGTACATTGATTAATAGTTGTACAGGTGGTGTACTTAAAAATTTGTATGAAATAGGAACTGTATTCATACTTCCGGAGTATCAGAGAAAGGGAATAGGGAGTTTATTACTACATACAATGTTTCTTACATTACTTAGCAGAGGGATAACAGAATATTGTTTAGATAGTGGATATAAAAATGCGCAAAGTATATGGACGAAAAAGTTTGGAAAACCTAGCTATGTATTGAAAGATTACTGGGGAGAATCCAGCGATCATATGATTTGGAAGAAAAGTTTACATGATACACCTATAATATTTGAATTATAA
- a CDS encoding PQQ-dependent sugar dehydrogenase, which yields MTKVKVSLRPIVHNINLPTVLKTTILPGESTERLFIATQLGEIFYIGNGVIKIFLDIRHLIIKLGTFEEGVSSSGYDERGLLGLAFHPQFYQNGLFYLHYSVAGTQGPGAFSEQFKPNPCDPKTLNLKWVNRNTQYDHIDTVEEWTLQSNGQAQKRRTLLNVRRPFFNHNGVNSLNFSPETGKLVFTNGDGGSGYDPFNLSQDDLEIAGKIIEIDVSKNTFINNPPVVTRFDELPLSIQETLTVIAKGVRNITGISFQRFYNQYIKYAGNVGQDIVESIFSFVQYKPIPVTELVQMHFMRLTPNQDGVINFGWRGWEGDLPTSFIRHCSENQTLDERTMVYYDETIQTSVKRILPLLSYFHKDSRTDKFGGTSLTGVQPYMGNAIPNLTGSVVFTDLAKKEDSRPPVKGVLAYTRAGTDGKHADFHAIETNYDFGTQAAYYMSLGTNLNQTKLYLGVYSSMKVTDFNKGTIFEIIP from the coding sequence TTGACAAAAGTTAAAGTTAGTTTACGACCCATTGTTCATAATATAAATTTACCAACCGTATTGAAAACAACAATACTTCCAGGCGAATCGACCGAAAGACTATTTATCGCAACCCAATTAGGAGAGATTTTTTACATAGGGAATGGAGTTATAAAGATATTTTTAGATATTCGTCACCTAATTATTAAATTAGGTACATTTGAAGAAGGTGTTTCTAGTAGCGGTTATGATGAACGCGGATTGCTTGGACTTGCGTTCCATCCACAATTTTATCAAAATGGGTTATTTTATCTTCATTATTCAGTAGCTGGAACTCAAGGGCCAGGTGCATTTTCTGAGCAATTTAAACCGAATCCTTGTGACCCTAAAACGCTAAATTTAAAGTGGGTTAATAGAAATACGCAATATGATCACATTGATACAGTAGAAGAATGGACTTTACAATCTAATGGTCAAGCTCAAAAGCGACGAACATTACTGAATGTAAGAAGACCATTTTTTAATCATAACGGAGTCAATAGTTTAAACTTTTCACCTGAGACTGGAAAACTTGTTTTTACAAATGGAGATGGCGGATCAGGTTATGATCCATTTAATTTAAGCCAAGATGATTTAGAAATAGCAGGTAAAATAATTGAAATCGATGTAAGTAAAAATACATTTATAAATAACCCTCCTGTAGTTACACGCTTCGATGAACTTCCTTTATCTATACAAGAAACACTTACAGTAATTGCAAAAGGAGTACGTAATATAACCGGCATTTCATTTCAAAGGTTTTATAATCAATATATCAAATACGCCGGAAATGTCGGACAAGATATTGTAGAGTCTATTTTTTCATTTGTTCAATATAAACCTATACCGGTTACAGAACTTGTTCAAATGCATTTTATGAGGTTAACTCCCAATCAAGATGGGGTTATCAATTTTGGGTGGCGAGGATGGGAAGGGGATTTACCTACTTCTTTTATACGACATTGTTCTGAGAATCAGACTTTGGATGAGAGAACAATGGTTTATTATGATGAAACAATACAAACTTCAGTCAAGCGTATTCTGCCTCTACTTAGTTATTTTCATAAAGATTCTAGAACAGATAAGTTTGGAGGAACTTCACTTACAGGAGTTCAGCCATATATGGGAAATGCAATTCCAAATTTAACAGGTAGCGTAGTGTTTACTGACCTTGCTAAGAAAGAAGATTCTCGACCGCCAGTTAAAGGTGTTTTAGCCTATACTAGAGCAGGTACAGACGGTAAACATGCTGACTTTCATGCTATTGAAACCAATTATGATTTTGGTACGCAAGCAGCTTATTATATGAGTTTAGGAACAAATTTGAATCAAACTAAATTATATTTAGGAGTTTACAGTTCTATGAAAGTAACTGATTTTAATAAAGGTACCATTTTTGAAATTATTCCCTGA
- a CDS encoding ABC transporter ATP-binding protein, which translates to MGLSKTVLSVQHLTKEIKGKLIVQDISFDMVAGEIIGLLGANGAGKTTTMKMIVGLSTISAGDVQIAGYSIKSQFSKAILNVGAVIEAPAFYPYLSGYENLRQYQRLHKNASKDWLLEVASLTGIEHALDQRVGTYSMGMKQRLGIAQALLRKPKLLVLDEPMNALDPAGVRETRNYLNRIATDLGVAIVISSHQLSEIEQMARRVVIMQNGCLVTEQRIDDGLNDGKFCITLHIDNVELTSEVLVNLFGEDHHALDYMQTEKLSNGVHTITVAIDEGQVPMLIRALCAAGVEVHRVLSTHTSLEDKFLKWTTARGEVS; encoded by the coding sequence GTGGGACTATCGAAAACAGTACTATCGGTGCAACACCTAACGAAAGAAATCAAGGGCAAGTTGATTGTACAAGACATATCGTTCGATATGGTAGCGGGAGAAATTATTGGACTACTTGGTGCGAACGGAGCGGGCAAGACAACCACGATGAAGATGATAGTTGGTCTAAGCACAATAAGTGCCGGGGACGTGCAAATTGCAGGTTACAGTATTAAAAGTCAGTTTTCTAAAGCAATCCTCAATGTAGGGGCTGTGATTGAAGCACCTGCATTCTATCCTTATTTGAGTGGGTATGAAAATTTACGACAATATCAGCGTTTGCACAAAAATGCAAGTAAGGACTGGTTGCTGGAGGTAGCCAGTCTAACCGGCATAGAACATGCGCTTGATCAGCGAGTAGGCACGTATTCCATGGGAATGAAACAACGCTTGGGAATTGCACAAGCACTACTGCGAAAGCCAAAGTTGCTTGTGTTAGATGAGCCGATGAATGCACTTGATCCTGCTGGTGTCCGTGAAACCCGGAACTATTTAAATAGAATTGCGACAGATTTGGGCGTAGCAATTGTGATTTCCAGTCATCAACTGTCTGAGATTGAGCAGATGGCACGTCGAGTGGTTATTATGCAGAATGGTTGCTTAGTGACAGAGCAAAGGATTGATGATGGCTTAAATGATGGGAAATTCTGTATCACTCTTCACATTGATAATGTTGAGCTTACAAGCGAAGTTTTGGTTAACTTGTTTGGGGAAGATCATCATGCATTGGATTATATGCAGACAGAGAAATTATCTAACGGTGTGCATACTATAACAGTAGCTATTGATGAAGGGCAAGTTCCAATGTTGATTCGAGCATTGTGTGCTGCCGGGGTGGAAGTTCATCGGGTGTTGTCGACACATACGAGTTTAGAGGATAAGTTTTTAAAATGGACAACTGCGCGTGGTGAGGTGAGTTAA
- a CDS encoding ABC transporter permease has protein sequence MLWNECLKIVNKRIFILSHIGFIVMTVLLSWAYTSDLKADDTVAQIVNALLGLSGMLVILPWAIVLSPLIWTDEYQYGTLKQLFLHTSSRSRLYVAKIAAMILLIITGIVNICIVSLLANLLMAPQNIQWGDMTDVIYSIGAIALQCCLYASLASLIGVWTRLAAIAVGSSLVLYFLQMIFGGSLLSTSWTHILFIHHDDLSVYWSTSQYKSELVGLLMSLAIDITYILFFFAIGLWMFVKERGADYT, from the coding sequence TTGTTATGGAATGAATGTTTGAAGATAGTGAATAAAAGAATCTTTATTCTTTCACACATTGGTTTTATTGTGATGACGGTACTGTTATCTTGGGCATACACCAGTGATCTCAAGGCTGATGATACGGTGGCTCAAATAGTAAATGCTTTGCTTGGCCTATCGGGAATGCTTGTTATTCTACCTTGGGCGATTGTTTTGTCACCTCTTATTTGGACGGATGAGTATCAATATGGAACTTTGAAACAACTGTTCCTGCATACGTCCTCGCGCTCACGGTTGTATGTTGCAAAAATTGCTGCGATGATTTTGCTCATCATTACGGGTATTGTTAATATATGCATTGTTTCTTTGTTAGCGAATCTTCTGATGGCTCCCCAAAACATACAATGGGGCGACATGACGGATGTTATATATTCTATTGGAGCAATCGCATTGCAATGTTGCCTATATGCAAGTCTAGCATCCTTGATTGGCGTGTGGACGAGATTAGCTGCTATCGCAGTAGGCAGTAGCTTAGTGCTATACTTTTTACAAATGATATTTGGAGGTAGTCTCTTATCTACATCATGGACACACATTCTATTCATTCATCATGATGATTTAAGTGTCTATTGGAGCACGTCACAATATAAATCGGAATTAGTTGGCTTACTTATGTCGTTAGCGATAGATATCACCTATATTTTGTTTTTCTTTGCAATTGGATTATGGATGTTCGTCAAAGAGAGAGGAGCAGACTACACATAA
- a CDS encoding serine/threonine protein kinase — translation MSINSFVGLINDELLKEVSIRSEDEFEPVVVKDIPRLWKCLGTGNYAAVFMHREYKDWVVKVYVREGEGIEKESEVYRRIGNHPSYSKLIYKGENFIVLKRLKEITLYDAIHKGIKIPKQVILDINEALEYAREQGLTPCDVHGKNVMMEKGRGYVVDVSDFLKTKEDSKWRDLEKAYFTFYFPFIYKLPFPVKIPYFMLNIVRRSYRKYKKLKKKFKL, via the coding sequence ATGAGTATAAATAGTTTTGTGGGATTGATAAATGACGAATTATTAAAAGAGGTAAGCATCCGAAGTGAGGATGAATTCGAGCCTGTAGTAGTTAAAGATATTCCTAGACTTTGGAAGTGTTTAGGAACAGGTAATTATGCCGCAGTATTCATGCACAGAGAATACAAAGATTGGGTAGTGAAAGTTTACGTGCGAGAAGGAGAAGGAATTGAAAAAGAGTCAGAAGTATACCGAAGAATTGGAAATCATCCTTCTTATTCAAAGCTTATATATAAAGGAGAAAATTTCATAGTATTGAAACGTTTAAAAGAAATTACCTTATACGATGCTATTCATAAGGGTATTAAAATTCCTAAGCAAGTAATACTTGATATTAATGAGGCTTTAGAGTATGCGAGGGAACAAGGGTTAACTCCTTGTGATGTTCACGGGAAAAATGTGATGATGGAAAAAGGAAGGGGATATGTAGTCGATGTATCTGATTTCTTAAAAACAAAAGAAGATAGTAAGTGGAGAGACCTAGAAAAGGCATATTTCACCTTTTATTTTCCTTTCATATATAAATTACCTTTCCCGGTTAAAATACCGTATTTTATGTTAAACATTGTTAGACGTTCGTATAGAAAATATAAGAAGCTTAAAAAGAAATTCAAATTGTAA
- a CDS encoding NUDIX hydrolase: MRAPYQVLIFPYIKTADSIQYAIFNRSDYGYWQGIAGGGEDGEIPIESAKREAFEEARITRECPYIQLDSVSSLSVEDVVGGFLWGEEVYVIKEFSFGVKVPTKNISLSKEHFNYKWLCFEEAVTFLKWDSNKTALWELNKRLLKQ; this comes from the coding sequence ATGAGAGCGCCATATCAAGTATTGATATTTCCTTATATAAAAACTGCCGATTCTATTCAATATGCCATTTTTAACCGAAGTGATTATGGTTATTGGCAAGGAATAGCTGGTGGCGGAGAAGACGGTGAGATTCCTATTGAATCAGCAAAACGGGAAGCGTTTGAAGAGGCTCGTATTACAAGAGAATGTCCATATATACAATTAGATTCTGTGTCTTCACTATCAGTAGAAGATGTAGTTGGAGGATTCCTTTGGGGAGAAGAGGTTTATGTAATAAAAGAATTTTCTTTTGGAGTTAAAGTCCCTACAAAAAACATATCATTATCTAAAGAACACTTCAATTATAAATGGTTATGCTTTGAGGAAGCAGTAACGTTTTTGAAATGGGATAGCAACAAAACAGCATTGTGGGAATTAAACAAAAGACTATTAAAACAATAA
- a CDS encoding NAD(P)/FAD-dependent oxidoreductase, with protein MKSYIVVGSGILGASTAYHLAKAGANVTIVDRQQLGQATDAGAGIVCPWLSQRRNKAWYKIVKGGARYYSSLIQQLEEDGETDTGYNRVGAISLHTDEKKLDQMEERAYKRREDAPEIGEITRLSAEETKKLFPALSDEYSSVHISGAARVNGRLLRNALISAAKKHGATFIKGDAILVREGNHITGVTVNDETILAEKVIVTVGAWANEILKPLGINFLVTFQKGQIVHLQIENTATENMPVVMPPNDQYILTFDNGHVVIGATHENDTGFDHRVTAGGLHEVFHKALAVAPGLENATMLETRVGFRPFTPGFLPVIGPLPNFEGILVANGLGASGLTAGPYLGAELAKLALGQTIELDLNDYDVAGAIE; from the coding sequence ATGAAATCGTATATTGTAGTTGGATCAGGAATTTTAGGAGCGTCTACTGCTTATCATCTTGCTAAGGCAGGTGCGAATGTTACTATCGTGGATCGCCAACAATTAGGGCAAGCAACCGATGCAGGAGCAGGTATTGTATGTCCATGGCTATCACAGCGCCGTAATAAAGCATGGTATAAAATCGTTAAAGGCGGTGCACGTTACTATTCTTCGTTAATTCAGCAATTAGAAGAAGACGGTGAAACTGACACAGGATATAATCGTGTAGGTGCAATTAGTTTACATACTGACGAGAAAAAGTTAGATCAAATGGAAGAGCGAGCTTATAAACGACGTGAAGATGCCCCGGAGATTGGTGAAATAACTCGCTTATCAGCTGAAGAAACAAAAAAATTATTCCCAGCATTATCAGACGAATATAGTTCTGTTCATATTAGTGGTGCTGCACGAGTAAATGGAAGATTATTACGCAATGCATTAATAAGTGCTGCGAAAAAACATGGTGCAACTTTCATAAAAGGCGATGCTATATTAGTCCGTGAAGGAAATCATATTACGGGAGTTACAGTAAACGATGAAACAATTTTAGCGGAAAAGGTTATTGTAACTGTAGGCGCATGGGCGAATGAAATCTTGAAACCATTAGGAATTAATTTCTTAGTTACATTCCAAAAAGGACAAATTGTTCATCTGCAAATTGAAAATACAGCAACAGAAAATATGCCAGTTGTTATGCCACCAAACGATCAATATATTTTAACGTTTGACAATGGTCATGTCGTAATTGGTGCAACACATGAGAATGATACTGGTTTCGATCATCGTGTAACAGCAGGTGGTTTACATGAAGTATTCCATAAGGCATTAGCAGTTGCACCTGGCTTAGAAAATGCTACAATGCTTGAAACGAGAGTTGGATTCAGACCATTCACACCAGGATTCTTACCTGTTATCGGACCGCTACCTAACTTTGAAGGAATTCTCGTTGCGAATGGATTAGGAGCTTCGGGTTTAACAGCTGGTCCATATCTAGGAGCGGAACTTGCTAAACTAGCGCTCGGACAAACGATTGAATTAGATTTAAATGATTATGATGTTGCTGGCGCAATTGAATAA
- a CDS encoding YdeI/OmpD-associated family protein: MSVIDKLKLNKYTNMVVINEPSDYDIFTGKETAFSKEHDAIFIFVETLDEMVKQTNFIISNEELLIEKGYVFFAYPKKGNARYSTFIHRDEMFPALNVGEDGYVGESDIKFARMVSMDEVFTVVGLKREKKKTTKTSAMSQCVADYADRIKDVEALLANHPNELKFYQSLTPGYQKDWARNLFSVKQEKTREKRLEKMIEILSQGYKTIELFRKKKK, translated from the coding sequence ATGTCAGTTATTGATAAATTGAAACTTAATAAGTATACAAATATGGTCGTTATTAACGAACCAAGTGATTATGACATTTTTACAGGTAAAGAAACTGCATTCTCAAAAGAACACGATGCTATCTTTATATTTGTAGAAACGCTTGATGAAATGGTGAAACAAACGAATTTTATTATTAGTAATGAAGAATTACTAATTGAAAAAGGTTACGTATTCTTCGCATATCCGAAAAAAGGTAATGCTCGTTATAGTACGTTTATTCACCGTGATGAGATGTTTCCGGCATTAAACGTTGGAGAAGATGGTTATGTGGGAGAAAGCGATATTAAATTTGCACGAATGGTAAGTATGGATGAAGTCTTTACTGTTGTTGGTTTAAAACGTGAAAAGAAAAAAACAACAAAAACATCTGCTATGAGTCAATGTGTTGCCGATTATGCAGATCGAATTAAAGATGTTGAAGCATTATTAGCTAATCATCCGAATGAACTTAAGTTTTATCAAAGTTTAACGCCTGGATACCAAAAAGATTGGGCACGTAATCTTTTTTCTGTGAAACAAGAAAAAACACGTGAAAAACGTCTAGAGAAAATGATAGAAATCCTTTCACAAGGCTACAAAACAATTGAATTATTCCGTAAGAAGAAAAAATAA
- a CDS encoding arylamine N-acetyltransferase family protein codes for MTSLQDQLFTRLNLKKRNDVTFEELPTILFSFAHTIPFENLDVIARNTNQISLENLREKILTSSRGGLCYELNTLFYYFLRDCGYDVQLALGTVYKNDINAWALEDGHITIILTYDNVQYLIDIGIASLVPLVPVPFTGESVSSKNGSYRVRRKDTNKGNYVLERIDAAGEWKVCHAFYKHIIDEIVVNDVQRRVIEDEKSIFNKGPIAVKLTNSGHISLTNTSLTEIIHGEKTKREITEDQYKEFLYTLFAIKL; via the coding sequence ATGACAAGTTTACAAGATCAGCTTTTCACAAGATTAAATCTTAAAAAACGTAATGATGTAACGTTTGAAGAATTACCTACCATACTCTTTTCGTTTGCGCATACTATACCATTTGAGAATTTAGATGTTATAGCACGAAATACGAATCAAATCTCTCTGGAAAACTTACGAGAGAAAATTTTAACTAGTTCCCGTGGTGGACTTTGCTACGAATTAAATACTCTTTTTTACTATTTCTTAAGAGACTGTGGCTATGATGTACAACTGGCATTAGGTACGGTGTATAAAAACGATATAAATGCATGGGCACTTGAGGATGGCCATATAACAATTATTTTAACTTATGATAATGTACAGTATTTAATTGATATAGGTATAGCTTCGTTAGTACCTCTTGTTCCTGTACCTTTTACTGGCGAGTCGGTTTCTTCAAAAAATGGTTCGTACCGGGTGAGACGGAAAGATACGAATAAAGGAAATTATGTTTTAGAAAGAATAGATGCTGCTGGAGAATGGAAAGTTTGTCATGCTTTTTATAAACATATTATTGATGAGATAGTAGTAAATGATGTTCAAAGAAGAGTGATAGAAGATGAGAAGTCTATTTTTAATAAAGGACCAATTGCAGTAAAGTTGACGAACTCTGGCCATATTTCATTAACGAATACAAGTTTAACCGAAATTATTCATGGGGAAAAAACTAAGCGTGAAATTACAGAAGATCAATATAAAGAGTTTTTATATACTTTATTTGCTATTAAGTTATGA
- a CDS encoding DUF4180 domain-containing protein: MEIKKVVIDGINIAVIRNDKVLISDVQSALDTMATVQNEVDAKHIIIHKSLISEDFFDLKTRLAGDILQKFINYKVKIAIVGDFSMYTSKSLKDFIYECNKGNDIFYLATEQQAIEKLSTLK; this comes from the coding sequence ATGGAAATAAAGAAAGTAGTAATCGATGGAATCAATATTGCGGTCATTAGAAACGATAAGGTATTAATATCGGATGTTCAGTCTGCATTAGATACTATGGCAACAGTTCAAAATGAGGTAGATGCGAAACATATTATTATCCATAAATCTTTAATAAGTGAAGATTTCTTTGACCTAAAAACACGGCTTGCGGGTGATATCCTTCAAAAGTTTATAAACTATAAGGTAAAGATTGCTATTGTTGGAGATTTCTCTATGTATACTAGTAAAAGCTTAAAAGATTTTATTTATGAATGTAATAAAGGAAATGACATTTTTTACTTAGCAACTGAACAACAAGCAATTGAAAAACTAAGTACATTAAAGTAA
- a CDS encoding HAD-IA family hydrolase, whose translation MGYKAMLFDLDDTLLDRDKAVEALFLIVLEKCYENVDGAAKSNMLQKFKEYDKREYGISNKTTVLESLFDEFTPRYRLPRNYIQDFWNNNFPRCFSIDQNTIHFLNQIKKHCKVGIITNGSTQRQKAKIFNTNLNKYFETIIISEEVGFSKPDKRIFELALNKLNLQPENTLFVGDDLEKDIAGPQNANIKGVWFNPQKIKNTTKIQPYAEINTLDSLLSYVTPQYFYNK comes from the coding sequence ATGGGTTATAAAGCGATGCTGTTTGATTTAGATGATACATTACTTGATAGGGATAAAGCAGTAGAGGCATTATTTTTAATTGTTTTAGAAAAGTGTTATGAAAATGTAGATGGTGCGGCTAAAAGCAACATGTTACAGAAATTCAAAGAATACGATAAAAGAGAATATGGTATAAGTAATAAAACGACAGTTTTAGAATCATTGTTTGATGAATTCACGCCAAGGTATAGATTGCCACGCAATTACATCCAAGATTTTTGGAATAATAATTTCCCTAGATGTTTTTCAATAGACCAAAATACTATTCATTTCTTAAATCAAATAAAGAAGCACTGTAAAGTTGGAATTATAACAAATGGCTCAACTCAGAGGCAAAAAGCTAAAATATTTAACACGAATTTAAATAAGTATTTTGAAACAATCATTATTTCTGAAGAAGTGGGATTTAGTAAACCTGATAAACGTATATTCGAACTAGCATTAAATAAGTTAAATTTACAACCGGAAAATACTTTATTCGTTGGGGATGACTTAGAAAAGGATATTGCTGGTCCTCAAAATGCAAATATAAAAGGTGTGTGGTTTAACCCTCAGAAAATCAAGAATACTACCAAAATACAACCATATGCCGAGATTAACACTTTGGATAGTTTGTTAAGTTATGTTACTCCACAATATTTTTATAACAAGTAA
- a CDS encoding DinB family protein, producing the protein MQIRPKVSEYNSYYATYTNLVSDGNIIYILEQQMKETNLLLKGISDSEGLFRYAPTKWSIKEVIGHIADTERIMAYRLLSIARGETAELPGYNDDMYVLKAAFDKQSMQDLLENLIVVRQSTLYLLRSLDKEAWSQRGNANNSEVTVRALAYIIAGHELHHLQIIKERYLGSDVYPAT; encoded by the coding sequence ATGCAAATAAGACCAAAGGTAAGTGAATATAACTCCTATTATGCAACGTATACCAACTTGGTATCAGACGGAAATATCATATATATTCTAGAACAACAAATGAAGGAAACAAATCTTTTATTAAAGGGAATTTCTGATAGTGAGGGACTTTTTCGATACGCTCCTACTAAATGGAGTATAAAAGAAGTAATCGGCCATATTGCAGATACAGAACGTATTATGGCATATCGCTTGTTATCTATTGCTCGAGGCGAGACAGCGGAACTTCCAGGCTATAACGATGATATGTATGTTCTTAAAGCTGCTTTTGATAAGCAATCTATGCAAGATCTTCTTGAGAATTTAATAGTTGTTCGCCAATCTACCCTGTATTTACTTAGAAGCTTAGATAAAGAAGCTTGGTCACAAAGAGGAAATGCGAATAATTCTGAAGTTACAGTTCGTGCATTAGCATACATCATTGCTGGTCATGAGCTTCATCATCTTCAAATTATAAAAGAACGTTACCTTGGTTCTGATGTATATCCAGCAACTTAA